In Tessaracoccus sp. MC1865, the DNA window CCACGGGGAGCGGAGCGGGGAACGGCGGTCAGCCTGGGAATCGGTCATGGTGCCACGATAGGCGCCGCACGCTGAGAGGCTGCTGAGAGCGGAAGCGTGCGGCGCTGGGGTGCGGACGACGCGTGAATGACATGATGAAACCGTGCGCGTACTGGTGGTCGACGATGAGCGCACCCTCGCGCGCGCGCTCCAGCGGGGACTGACCGCTGAGGGTTTCGCTGTGGACGTCGCTCACGACGGTGACGCAGGGCTCACGTTGGCCACCCACGGCGACTACGACGCCATCGTGCTCGACATCATGCTGCCGAGGCGCAATGGGTACGCGGTGACCGCTGAGCTGCGGAAGCGCGGCGTCTGGACCCCGGTGCTGATGCTGAGCGCGAAGGACGGCGAATACGACGTGGCCGACGCCCTCGACCTCGGTGCAGACGACTACCTCACCAAACCGTTCTCGTTCGTCGTGCTCGTGGCGAGGCTCCGGGCTCTGGTTCGGCGACCCTCCGGCGCCAGGCCGGCCGTGCTCGAAGTGGGTGCGCTCACCCTTGATCCGTCCACCCGAGCGGTCACGCTGGGCGGCGCGCCGGTGGAATTGACCGCCCGCGAGGTGGCGTTGCTGGAATACCTGATGCGCCACAGCGACCGCGTGGTCGGCAAGGTGGAGCTGCGTGACCACGTCTGGGAGGGCACCGGCGAGGACCTCAATGTCGTTGAGGTCTACGTGGGCTACCTGAGGCGCAAACTGGGTCGCGACGTCATCTCGACCATCCGGGGCGCCGGCTACCGGGCCGTCGGATGACTGGCCCCGTGCGGTGGGGAGGGCTGTCGCTGCGTCTGCGACTCACCCTGCTGACGGCCGGCCTGCTGGCGGTGGGGCTGTCCTTGGGCGCCGTCGCGCTGACCGCCGTCGTCTCCTCCAGCCGCGTCGCCGAACTCGACCGCGCGGCCACCGCCCGCGTGGAGACCATCGCCCGGCTCGCTTCCGACGACCGGCTCCCGGATCCGCTCCCCGTCACCCAGCCCGGAGAGATCGCGCAGGTGCTCGACACCGATGGGCTGGTGGTGTCGAGCTCCGCTACGGCCAGCCGAACGCTGCCGCTGCTGAGCCCCGAGGAGGCAGCGCTCGCTACGGAGCGACCCGGGGTCACCTTGCCCACCGCCTACGACGACCGCGCCCGCATCGCCGCCAGGACTGCGACCTGGCGAGGCGAGCGCGTCACCGTGGTGGTCGCGCTGCCGCTGCGCGACGTGGAGGGGGTGCTTCGGGCGCTTCGCGTATCGCTCGTCGGGGTCGTGCCCATCCTGACCCTCGCGCTGGCTGGACTCATCTGGCTCGCCCTGGGCAGGGCGCTGCGCCCGGTGGAGGAGCTGCGGGTGGCCGCCGCGCGGGTGGCGAGTGAGGGTGGGCCCGGCGCGTTGCCGGTGCCCGACGCGGATGACGAGCTCGCCGCGCTCGCACGCACGCTCAACGAGATGCTTGATCGACTGGATCGGGCGGCGTCGCGGCAACGCCGATTCGTGGAGGACGCCGCGCACGAGCTCAGGTCGCCGCTGTCGTCACTCAGGGCGAGCATTGAAGTGGCCCTGTCACATCCCGACGCCTTCCCGACGGGGGAGCTGGCGGCGGAGCTGGAGCCGGAAGTGCTGAGGATGCAGGCACTCGTCGACGACCTGTTGCTGCTGGCCCGGGTCGGGGCGGCGGGTGGACGTCGTCGTCTGACCGATCTGCGGGCGGTGGCGGAGCAGGTGGCGGGTACGCGCCGCGCAGGGGTGGCGCTCGAGGTGATGGGGGAAGGCGCAGCGACGGTGGACGGGCCTGCCGTGGAGCGGGTGCTGCGCAACCTCGTCGACAACGCGGTGCGGCATGCCGGCTCCCGGGTTCGCATCACGGTTGCGGGGCCCCGCGTCGTGGTCGAGGACGACGGGGCGGGGATCGCGCCGGAGGACCGGGAGCGGGTGTTCGAGAGGTTCGTCCGCCTCGATGAGGCGCGCCAGCGTGAAGCCGGGGGCAGCGGTCTGGGGCTCGCCATCGCCCAGGAGATCGCCCGCGACAACGGGGGCGACGTTGCGCTGGGCGACTCGGAGCTGGGCGGACTTCGGGCGGAGTTGACGCTCGCCGCGCAGCAGCCGGCCTCTTAGACGGCTGTTTCCGGAACGTGGGATATAGTAGAAGGATCAACTACCTCTCTGAAGGATTCTGCATGACCTTGGTCGCCCCGCCCGAGCACATCACCGCCAGCCGCATCTTCACCGAGCGGCACACCGCCTACCGCTTCACGTCGGAGCCGGTCACCGACGACGAGCTGGCTCAGGTGTACGAACTGGCGAAGTTCACCCCCACGGCCATGAACAGCCAGCCGCTGCGGATCACGTTCGTGCGCACTCCTGAGGCGAAGTCCCGCCTGCTGCCGTTGCTGGCGGAGTTCAACCGCCACAAGTCGGAGTCGGCTCCCGTCGTGGCCATCCTCGCCGCTGACATCGACTTCCACGAGCACCTGCCCGTCGTCTCGCCCCAGTCTGCCGGAGCGCGCGACCGGTTCGAGGCCGACGATGCGATGCGCGAGGCGTTCGCGCGCAACAACGCGTGGCTCCAGGCCGGCGGGTTCATCCTCGCTGTGCGCTCCGTCGGGCTCGACGCTGGCCCGATGGGCGGCGTCGACCTCGCAGGCCTCGACCGGGAGTTCTTCCCCGGCACGTCGATGCGCAGCCTCATGGTGGTCAACATCGGCCATGTCGCCGAGGACGGCACGTTCCCGCGTAACCCGCGCCTCGCATTCGACGAGGCAGCCAGCCTGATCTGACCCGCGTCGGCCCCGGCCCCGCACGAACCTAACGCCGCCACCCGAGCCTCTTGTCGCGGGAAAGCGTTACATGTAACGTGGATCCATGAGCGTCAGCGACAGGGTGGGGCAGTACCGCGAGCGAATGCGGGCTCGCGGGTATCGTGCGGTGCAGGTGTGGGTGCCGGACGTGCGGTCGGAGCAATTCGCTCGTGAAGCCCGTCGCCAGGCCGCCCTAGTGGCGGACTCTGACCGCAGACACGACGAGCAGGACTTCATCGAGGCCGTTGCCGTCGACTGGGACGAGGAGTGAAACGCGGCGAACTATGGACGGTGGCGGGCGGTGTCTACGCCTCGAAACCGCGGCCGGCGATCATCGTTCAGGATGATGTCTTCGATCAAACGGACTCGGTGGCCGTCGTGCCCCTGACCACGAGGCTCATCGACGCTCCACTGTTGCGATTGCGAATCCCCGCAGGTGGCGCGGGCGGGTTGTCCCAGGACAGCGACGTGATGGTCGACAAGCTGACAACGGTGAGGCGGAGCAACGTGCAGGTGCGCGTCGGCAGGCTCTCCAGCCAGCAGATGGTCGACTTGGAGCGACTCCTCATGACCTTCCTCGGGATGGCCCGCTGACAGATGGCGTCAGCGGGCTCCCGCGTCGATGAACGTGGACTCAGCC includes these proteins:
- a CDS encoding response regulator transcription factor, which produces MRVLVVDDERTLARALQRGLTAEGFAVDVAHDGDAGLTLATHGDYDAIVLDIMLPRRNGYAVTAELRKRGVWTPVLMLSAKDGEYDVADALDLGADDYLTKPFSFVVLVARLRALVRRPSGARPAVLEVGALTLDPSTRAVTLGGAPVELTAREVALLEYLMRHSDRVVGKVELRDHVWEGTGEDLNVVEVYVGYLRRKLGRDVISTIRGAGYRAVG
- a CDS encoding ATP-binding protein, with translation MTGPVRWGGLSLRLRLTLLTAGLLAVGLSLGAVALTAVVSSSRVAELDRAATARVETIARLASDDRLPDPLPVTQPGEIAQVLDTDGLVVSSSATASRTLPLLSPEEAALATERPGVTLPTAYDDRARIAARTATWRGERVTVVVALPLRDVEGVLRALRVSLVGVVPILTLALAGLIWLALGRALRPVEELRVAAARVASEGGPGALPVPDADDELAALARTLNEMLDRLDRAASRQRRFVEDAAHELRSPLSSLRASIEVALSHPDAFPTGELAAELEPEVLRMQALVDDLLLLARVGAAGGRRRLTDLRAVAEQVAGTRRAGVALEVMGEGAATVDGPAVERVLRNLVDNAVRHAGSRVRITVAGPRVVVEDDGAGIAPEDRERVFERFVRLDEARQREAGGSGLGLAIAQEIARDNGGDVALGDSELGGLRAELTLAAQQPAS
- a CDS encoding malonic semialdehyde reductase, whose amino-acid sequence is MTLVAPPEHITASRIFTERHTAYRFTSEPVTDDELAQVYELAKFTPTAMNSQPLRITFVRTPEAKSRLLPLLAEFNRHKSESAPVVAILAADIDFHEHLPVVSPQSAGARDRFEADDAMREAFARNNAWLQAGGFILAVRSVGLDAGPMGGVDLAGLDREFFPGTSMRSLMVVNIGHVAEDGTFPRNPRLAFDEAASLI
- a CDS encoding antitoxin MazE family protein; this encodes MSVSDRVGQYRERMRARGYRAVQVWVPDVRSEQFAREARRQAALVADSDRRHDEQDFIEAVAVDWDEE
- a CDS encoding type II toxin-antitoxin system PemK/MazF family toxin encodes the protein MKRGELWTVAGGVYASKPRPAIIVQDDVFDQTDSVAVVPLTTRLIDAPLLRLRIPAGGAGGLSQDSDVMVDKLTTVRRSNVQVRVGRLSSQQMVDLERLLMTFLGMAR